The proteins below are encoded in one region of Neodiprion virginianus isolate iyNeoVirg1 chromosome 7, iyNeoVirg1.1, whole genome shotgun sequence:
- the LOC124309578 gene encoding uncharacterized protein LOC124309578 isoform X2 produces MGDHARGDCKKAICSSEEEEFQQGVYNNFVHVAPITYAMMAHLNINEKRFPVPGTSGEAPALPMPPTADDTDRQFWAEDELSGSESRLRLVCKQRRRRSVAYRNRVAIRKRSRSLLRQSSSSNSDPGIRMKIMSPISHGAHRRRRCNQEQGSPLTKKSRELSNRPTVKASASRPPFDVKVIGCNLASGLHCPNSRRQIKTPGTSVLRIKSRRRKSQTQSSCPHGSTSNSDVIMSQS; encoded by the exons ATGGGTGACCATGCTAGAGGAGATTGTAAAAAGGCAATCTGCAGCtccgaagaagaagaatttcaaCAGGGAGTCTACAACAACTTTGTACATGTCGCTCCTATCACGTATGCAATGATGGCGCACTTAAACATCAATGAGAAGAGATTTCCCGTACCAGGAACATCCGGAGAAGCA CCAGCACTGCCAATGCCACCAACAGCCGACGATACTGACCGTCAATTTTGGGCCGAAGACGAATTGAGCGGTTCCGAGTCAAGGCTGCGTTTGGTTTGCAAGCAGAGGAGGAGACGCAGTGTGGCATACAGAAATCGAGTTGCTATTCGTAAAAGGAGCAGATCTCTTCTTCGTCAATCATCCAGCTCCAACTCTGATCCGGGCATTCGTATGAAAATTATGTCACCGATCAGTCACGGTG CACATAGAAGACGGAGATGCAATCAAGAGCAAGGTTCACCCTTGACTAAAAAATCCAGAGAACTAAGCAACCGTCCAACCGTTAAGGCTTCCGCGTCAAGACCACCTTTCGATGTAAAAGTCATCGGTTGTAATTTAGCATCTGGATTACACTGTCCAAATTCTAGAAGACAAATAAAAACCCCGGGCACTTCGGTATTGCGAATTAAATCCAGAAGACGCAAAAGTCAAACACAGTCATCTTGTCCTCATG
- the LOC124309578 gene encoding uncharacterized protein LOC124309578 isoform X1 — MGDHARGDCKKAICSSEEEEFQQGVYNNFVHVAPITYAMMAHLNINEKRFPVPGTSGEAPALPMPPTADDTDRQFWAEDELSGSESRLRLVCKQRRRRSVAYRNRVAIRKRSRSLLRQSSSSNSDPGIRMKIMSPISHGAHRRRRCNQEQGSPLTKKSRELSNRPTVKASASRPPFDVKVIGCNLASGLHCPNSRRQIKTPGTSVLRIKSRRRKSQTQSSCPHGNNVPRTTELIDNDEYKEQKFCPPSKSKRK; from the exons ATGGGTGACCATGCTAGAGGAGATTGTAAAAAGGCAATCTGCAGCtccgaagaagaagaatttcaaCAGGGAGTCTACAACAACTTTGTACATGTCGCTCCTATCACGTATGCAATGATGGCGCACTTAAACATCAATGAGAAGAGATTTCCCGTACCAGGAACATCCGGAGAAGCA CCAGCACTGCCAATGCCACCAACAGCCGACGATACTGACCGTCAATTTTGGGCCGAAGACGAATTGAGCGGTTCCGAGTCAAGGCTGCGTTTGGTTTGCAAGCAGAGGAGGAGACGCAGTGTGGCATACAGAAATCGAGTTGCTATTCGTAAAAGGAGCAGATCTCTTCTTCGTCAATCATCCAGCTCCAACTCTGATCCGGGCATTCGTATGAAAATTATGTCACCGATCAGTCACGGTG CACATAGAAGACGGAGATGCAATCAAGAGCAAGGTTCACCCTTGACTAAAAAATCCAGAGAACTAAGCAACCGTCCAACCGTTAAGGCTTCCGCGTCAAGACCACCTTTCGATGTAAAAGTCATCGGTTGTAATTTAGCATCTGGATTACACTGTCCAAATTCTAGAAGACAAATAAAAACCCCGGGCACTTCGGTATTGCGAATTAAATCCAGAAGACGCAAAAGTCAAACACAGTCATCTTGTCCTCATGGTAATAACGTACCTCGAACAACCGAGTTGATAGATAATGATGAATACAAGGAGCAAAAATTTTGCCCACCGTCAAAATCGAAGCGCAagtaa